GATAAATACAAGGGATACTGTACCGCGGGAAAGGGAGAATCAGGTAATTTGTAGAACTGAAGCGAGGAGAATCCACGAGATTACAACTTGAATACCTCGATGTATTCAAGCGTTCTAGAGTGTTCTAGAATTGGACTCTGAGATCCCTCCGCCACAACCGCGTGATAGATAAGAGAAGCAGGATTCTTTCAGTACTGGATATGTGCTACGGCATTTCCTAGTTAGGAGGACGAAGCGAGGAAATGATGTACGCTGGCAGGTAATGGTGTttacatatgcacgtacacacatctatctatctaactatatctatctatccatatattcatctatctatgtgtgtgtgtgtgtttgcgtatatatatatatatatatatatatatatatatatacatatatatatacatatatatatatgatagtgataatgataattaagataacagtgatattgatcatcataattactatcagtatcagaATCTGCATTTCTAGTTTAGTACTACAATAGAACTTCCGTTGAAATTATCAGTGTTTAAGTCACTGGCATGTCAGCCTccttagctcagtggtagagcactggtctcgtaaaccaggggtcgtgagttcaaACCTCACAGGGGGCAGAGGCGTTTAGTTAACAAGTATTGCTCGTCAGGGTGATATTGCCCTTGGCTTGACCTAAAGGGCGTCTTGCAGTGCACCGCTATGCAACAGGATTGAGCAACAGACTTGTCAGCATTTTTTCCTCATGCCACATTtcctgattttcttttatttatttataatggttgtcatgattttattaattttatcattgtatcaaaataattttatacatttttttacctGAGGCGGCATGTACTGATCTCCGCCCTCCCTTTTTTCACCAAGCAAAAATGCAAGTAGTTGCGCCATAGTTACATTTCTCATGGAAAAAATTAATCCTAAATATTACTCCTAGCAATTACTTTTTCTAGAGACACTATAAAATGAAAAGGCTTTTGTAGATACGGGTCATGATAACACAAAACATAAATTTCCGCGTCATACGCTTTTGCAATTTTATAATAAGATTGACTATTTCGTTCTAAAATTGTTAAAGACGTAATGCACTGACTTTTCTGTTGCTCcaatagaaataaagagtcagAACGAGAATAACGACATATAaactttaagatatatatatatgtgtgtatatatatatatatatatatatatataaatacacacacacacacacacacacacacatatatatatatatatatatatatatatatatacatatatacataaacacacaaaacataagAAGACTATGAAACATTATAAGGATTTGATGACATTTACTGTATTTAAAAACACGTTATTGTTAGTGGTAGTGAGACCATtcatagaaatataatgatattttacTTCTACATACATCAGCCTccttagctcagtggtagagcactggtctcgtaaaccaggggtcgtgagttcaaACCTCACAGGGGGCACGCTGTTCAGGTCACAGGTAGACGTGTGGTTAGAAGACACTACTAGTCGATATCTGGAAACCAAATTTTACGGTACATATTTAGGCGAAAtttgaaaaaatagtaataatttggCTTTGTTAGTTCCCCGGAAACTGAAAGTTATTAAGTATATAGACTTATATGAAACTTGTGTATTGAGTGGACACAAGATATAAATCGACGCAGGTGTTTCGTCGACAAAGACATTTGATTGTAGCAGGTATTTCGGTTATCCAGGTGTTCGCAAAAGGACCGAGATTACCATTAATGCATCCGAATACCTTTGCTTCAGTCGTTGATAACATATTCCAAAATAGATTATCAGATGAAATAGAGATCTTCTCTTTCCTAGAAGTTATATATACACTGGTTGACAGCCATGATACAAATATAGTTTAATTCTTTTTTATAACTAAGGTTACTTTGTTGTTAAATGGAAAGTAATAGCTGATTCAGCTATTCACTAacatctgtacacacatacacactgcgtggtgcagcggtagcgatctcgtctagcaatcttgctgacctgcgttcaaatcccacgtcgccagtggatggtaaccccggccattccttgcacacaggggataacttaaaagcaaaatgaaacagtcaaaccaagaatatccattgacaaattgaatcaaactaaacctttaacacacacacacacacacacacacacacacacacacacacacacacacacacacacacacacacacacacacacacacacacacacatatatatatatacacatatatctaaatacgtatatgtgtatctatatatatctatatatatgtatatgtatatatacatgtgtgtgtgtgtatacatatacttatgtatatacatatatgtacatatatatgtatatatatatatatatatatatgatatatataaatatataaatatatacatttatatacagttatatatgtatatttatatattcatatattaatgtatatatatattgatacatatatatacttatatatatatgtgtatacacacacacagacacacacacacacacacacacacacacacacacacacgcacacacacacacacactgacgacGTGGAAGCAGAAACAACAGAAACGCGTCAACGCCAGCTGCTCTTCAAAGGAGAAAATATCGTGGGAAAGAAGAAGCCCTTACGCTGAAGTATTTAAGGCTCTCTCAAGAAGTTTCGCCGCGGAGACGTTCCGTTCTCAGGTAAGAAGGCGGCGTGTTTAcagttgtgtttttttattattttaagtttTTTATCAGGTGGACTATGGCTTTCGGAGTTTAGGAATGtgatggtgtatgtgtatgtatatatgtatgtatgtatgtttatgtatatatatatatatatatgtatatatatgtgtgtgtgtgtgtgtgtatgcatgcatgtatgtgtgtatatacatatatatatatatatatatatatatatatatataaataaatatatataatatatatatatatgtgtgtgtctgtgtgtgtgtgtgtgtgtgtgtgtttgtgtgtatgtgtgtgtaagtgtgtgtgtgtgtgtgcaagtatacgtatacatatatatgtatgtttagatatattaatatatatgtatgtatgtatacatatacatatataggtatggataaatatatttacacacacacacacacacacacacacacacacacacatgtacacatatgtatatatacatatatatacacatatatgtatatatacacgtgtgtgtgtgtgtgtgtgtgtgtgtgtgtgtgtgtgtgtgtgtgtgtgtgtgtgtgtgtgtttatgtatacatatatatatcaatatatatatgtatgtatacatatatatatatatatatatatatatatatatatatgtatgtacaaatatatatgtatgtatatatataaatatatatatatatatatatatatatatatatatatgcgtgtgtgtgtgtgtgtgtgtgtgtgtgtgtgtgtgtgtgtgtgtgtgtgtgtgtttatgtatacatatatatcaatatatatatgtatgtatacatatatatatatatatatatatatatatatatgtgtgtatgtacaaatatatatgtatgtatatatataaatatatatatatatatatatatatatatatgcgtgtgtgtgtgtgtgtgtgtgtgtgtgtgtgtgtgtgtgtgtgtgtgtgtgtgtgtgtgtgtgtgtgtgtgtgtgtgtgtatatatatatatatatatatgttaatacatatatgtatgtatacatatacatatatatgtatgtacatatatatatatatatatatatatatatatatatatatatatttgcgcgcgtgtgtgcgtgtgtagataaatagatacagacagataaagatagaggaaACGGAATGGGCAGatgaaatgaatagatatatacatatacatacatatacatatatacagtaagtgcatgcatccatacatttgcagaaataaatgtgtataccCCAATCTATCTGtgagtctgtctatctgcttatatttatatatgcgtgcacgcatttgtacatgtgcatgtgtgcatgtaactACAAACATCTTCatacagccaaacagacaaattaacaaatagacagccagacagacaaacagctagaCAGCCAGACATGCAACCAAATACACAAAAGGACAGGCAGTTCCCCAGCAAAGGATCGACAGAGAgagccaatccccccccccccccctttctccccagaATCATGGACCAGCTGAAGGCTATCGTGGCAGTGGCGGCGGCCGTGGCACTCGCGGCGCCCGGGGTGTCAGCTGGTGGCACTCCCATGCTGGAGCTGTACACCCTGACGAACAGCGGGGGCGCCATGTACACCGTCACCGGGCCCCACCACAACCTGGAGGATGAGGGGTTCAATGACGTCACGAGAAGCATCTGTGGTGTTGGAATGTGCGTTCATTACCttcctttttaatttatttattatctttatgtttttttttctatctgtggtTTTGGAGTGTATGCTcagtatcttctctttttttttttttaatttttcatttatttatattttttttactttatttaatacCGCTTGGTGGTAATCAGGTTTTAAGTTCATTCACTTATGAATTTATCAATGATTCTTTCGATTTTCTTTGGCTTGTGAGTTCTGTTCGGGTTTTCGGTTTATCTTTTCGACAAGTCTTTTGTTTGCTGTTGCATTATTTGCGTATTTAGGATGGTCTTTACATTGGCGTATATTTTTTCAATACGCGGGTTACGTGTATACCTCTTCAGACGTAATTTggcatcagttttattatcagtcCTAACATTCGAGCAAGCCAAATATCTagaacagtaagaaattaattaaacaattatctttaaaaataaGATCATATTTAGATATTATTCTTCCAATAGCATCCACTTCCATGCATTTTAGGGATCTGTTTTCCTACAGATGGTTCTTATACGAAGACAAAGATTACTCAAGACATTCGACATTCGTGCACAGCTTCGTCTCCGATTCCTACGCGTGCGAGGACCTGGACTCCAGCCAGTGGGATAGGGTATGAggcattgggggaggggggaagcaggaaAAAATGCGTTATCTTTAACTTTCTactatttttcccctttcattcataacttcttttttttttttttactttcagtttggttcatacacattttttttcatactttctatattttcatttacaaCTTTTCTGTTCTCATTTTCTGTCAAAAAATAACGTTCTCTCTTTTTACTGTATTGCTCTCATTTCCTGTTGAAAATCATGCTTCGTCTCTTCATTCAcaaattttcttttctcgttttctatcaAAAGGTCGTATTCTCTTTTCATTCCGGTTTCtacttttcaattatttttctacTTTCATTACCGTTCAAAActtgatatacacatatgcgtggatgacagaggaagtgggagagatcagagagagagagataaaagtagagaaggagagaaagaaagagggagagggaaagggagatagagatagatagataaatagagagagagagagagagagagagagagagagagagagagagagagagagagagagagagagagagagagagagagagagagcatgcctACTGCCTTCTCCATCCACaacctctctaccctcctcttcaACTACAACCATCCCTACTCCTGACTTcatccacatcccccccccccttctcacccacactctctcactccccaccgTTCTCATCCAGGTGTCATCCGTCCGCTACGCCGGCCTGGATGACATCACCTTCCCGACGCTGACGATGTACCACGACGGCCGCCAGTGCGGGGGGGAGCTGCTGGTTCTCAGGGACCTCGACACCCTCCCTGACTTCAACGACGTCGCCTCCTCCTTCGTGGTCACTGGCGACTCCAGCTGGACGGTCTATCAGTAAGTTGTGTTGGTTGttgtggttgaggaggaggagggggaggaggaggagggggggtgaaggaggaagaggggaggagaaaggagaggagggggaggaggaggaggagggggagaggaggtgaaggaggaagaggggaggatgaggggaagtaggaggagggggtaggtgaaggaggaagaggggaggagaaaggagaggagggggaggagagggaggagggggaggaggagtaggaggaggagggggaggaggaggaggaggaggaggaggaggaggaggaggaggaggaggaagagtaggaggaagataagggggaagagggagaggagggggaggaggctgtttttgtggtggtggttaatgatgctgttgttgtggttatcgTTGTTGTTCATGTCGATGTTGTTGGTGCTGGTGTTGAAGTTCatggcgttgttgttgttctattatTGCTGCTGATGACGTTGTTCTTGTCCTCGTCGTCGTTACTGATGTTGATCTTGACGTTTATAATGAAGTTGATGTTTCTGATTTGTTGCTgtcactgctgttgttgttgatggtaatactgatgctaatgtcgaagttgatgtcgttgttgttactgatgaAGCACCCTCTGACCCCCCTCCACTGCGTCCGATTCCAGCGACTCTGGCTACGGCGGCGGCGGAGCGTGCCTCGAGCCGAGCAACGACGGAGGCTGGTACGGCATCTGGGATTCGGCTGAGATCGGCCTGTCCAACGATGAGGTGTCGTCTGTGAGGAAGGGCTGCTTTGCGGACAAGGTCTTCAAATATGACCCTTCTGCACATCGACAGGAACGGCGCTGAGAGTAGGTATACAAGAAGGAGTAAAtgagattatcttttttttacatacacacacacacacacacacacacatacatacatacatacatacacacatacacacacacatacacacacacacacacacacacacatacatacatacatacatacacacatgcacacacacacacacacacacacacacacacacacacacacatatatgtgtgtgtgtgtgtgtgtgtgtgtgtatgtgtgtgtgtgtgtgtgtgtgtgtgtgtgtg
This sequence is a window from Penaeus chinensis breed Huanghai No. 1 chromosome 10, ASM1920278v2, whole genome shotgun sequence. Protein-coding genes within it:
- the LOC125029819 gene encoding uncharacterized protein LOC125029819; protein product: MDQLKAIVAVAAAVALAAPGVSAGGTPMLELYTLTNSGGAMYTVTGPHHNLEDEGFNDVTRSICGVGIWFLYEDKDYSRHSTFVHSFVSDSYACEDLDSSQWDRVSSVRYAGLDDITFPTLTMYHDGRQCGGELLVLRDLDTLPDFNDVASSFVVTGDSSWTVYHDSGYGGGGACLEPSNDGGWYGIWDSAEIGLSNDEVSSVRKGCFADKVFKYDPSAHRQERR